A single region of the Granulicella aggregans genome encodes:
- a CDS encoding KdsC family phosphatase, with the protein MSISAEERAKKIKVIVFDVDGVLTDGQIFVLPETSSADAKGIEFKGFAAHDGLGISLARLGGLRIGIITKRRSRTVAIRANDLKVEFTYQGQAHKLAAAEEIVAKTGIAMEELAYVGDDIVDFPVMRICGLAIATANARPQVKAMAHYVTPNGGGHGAGRDAIDFILTAQGSLDRVIEEYLDAENPSAAAADVGNGGM; encoded by the coding sequence ATGTCAATATCCGCCGAGGAACGCGCAAAAAAGATCAAAGTTATCGTCTTCGATGTAGACGGCGTCCTGACAGATGGCCAGATCTTCGTCCTTCCTGAAACCTCCAGCGCCGACGCCAAAGGCATCGAGTTCAAGGGCTTCGCCGCGCACGACGGCCTGGGTATCTCGCTTGCTCGGCTAGGCGGCCTGCGCATCGGCATCATCACCAAGCGCCGCTCACGCACTGTCGCAATCCGCGCTAATGATCTCAAAGTGGAGTTCACCTATCAGGGGCAGGCGCACAAGCTGGCCGCCGCTGAAGAGATTGTTGCCAAGACAGGCATCGCGATGGAGGAGCTCGCATACGTTGGCGACGACATCGTCGACTTTCCCGTGATGCGGATCTGCGGCCTCGCTATTGCGACCGCAAACGCCAGACCCCAGGTGAAAGCGATGGCTCACTATGTCACGCCAAATGGCGGAGGCCATGGTGCAGGTCGCGATGCGATCGACTTCATCTTGACGGCGCAAGGCTCACTCGATCGCGTGATTGAGGAGTATCTGGACGCGGAGAATCCATCCGCTGCAGCCGCAGATGTCGGCAATGGCGGAATGTAG
- a CDS encoding SDR family oxidoreductase, whose translation MATTSDIYTLQDPTTQYPQPKFKHQPQNVPGLDGKMTPKADHGETSYIGHGRLRDRKALVTGGDSGIGRAAAIAFAREGTDVAINYLPSEESDAKEVIALIEAEGRKAFALPGDLSDERFCRKLIRDAHRHLGGLDILAAVAGKQHAVDKIADITTEQFEQTYRVNVTALFWLCQEALPLMPPGGSIITTASIQATHPSPSLLDYAPTKAAILAFTRALARQVAEDGIRVNCVAPGPVWTPLQTSGGQPDKKIPEFGSETPMKRPGQPVEMAPLYVLLASQESSYVTGEVYGATGGLEIS comes from the coding sequence ATGGCCACTACTAGCGACATATACACACTTCAGGATCCCACCACACAATATCCGCAACCGAAGTTCAAGCACCAGCCCCAGAACGTCCCCGGCCTTGACGGCAAGATGACCCCCAAGGCTGACCACGGCGAGACCAGCTACATCGGCCACGGTCGCCTTCGCGACCGCAAGGCGCTCGTGACCGGCGGCGACTCAGGAATCGGACGCGCGGCGGCGATCGCCTTCGCGCGCGAGGGTACCGACGTTGCGATCAATTACCTTCCCAGTGAGGAGTCCGACGCGAAAGAGGTGATCGCCCTTATCGAAGCCGAGGGCCGCAAGGCATTCGCTCTACCGGGCGATCTCTCCGATGAGAGGTTCTGCCGCAAACTCATCAGGGACGCTCATAGGCATCTGGGCGGACTGGATATTCTTGCAGCCGTAGCTGGCAAGCAGCACGCAGTCGACAAGATCGCCGACATCACGACGGAGCAGTTTGAACAGACCTACCGCGTAAATGTAACGGCGCTCTTCTGGCTCTGTCAGGAGGCCCTGCCGCTGATGCCTCCGGGAGGGTCCATCATCACAACCGCCTCGATCCAGGCGACACATCCCAGCCCAAGCCTGCTCGACTACGCTCCCACGAAGGCGGCGATCCTTGCCTTCACGCGAGCCTTGGCCCGCCAGGTCGCCGAGGATGGCATTCGTGTGAACTGTGTAGCTCCCGGTCCGGTGTGGACTCCGCTGCAAACCAGCGGCGGTCAGCCGGATAAAAAGATCCCCGAATTCGGCTCTGAAACTCCGATGAAAAGGCCCGGTCAGCCAGTAGAGATGGCACCACTTTACGTGTTGCTTGCGTCGCAGGAATCGAGCTACGTAACAGGGGAAGTTTACGGGGCTACAGGTGGACTGGAAATTTCGTAA
- a CDS encoding DeoR/GlpR family DNA-binding transcription regulator produces MTATKQDRATQILHLLLQKGKGSVEELALAVDASPASVRRDLIKLEERGLVNRRHGGAEVAGKMAYEPFRFDAAFPLREERFADEKRQIALSAAAMVADGDTIALSPGTTTTQVARSLRHREGIHIVTSAVNIGMELSSLPNLRITLTGGAIRWPGSFSMVGATAFDSLQRLFFDKLFLGACGVHPKHGITVIESDEALILNEMVKHAKQVVVVADSSKIGMISAMQVCPIEQVHCIITDSSAEPGMLELFERQGVNVALV; encoded by the coding sequence ATGACGGCAACGAAACAGGATCGGGCAACGCAGATACTCCATTTGCTGCTTCAGAAAGGCAAGGGCAGCGTCGAGGAGCTGGCGCTCGCAGTGGACGCGTCGCCAGCCAGCGTCCGGCGTGATCTGATCAAACTGGAAGAGCGGGGCCTGGTAAATCGCAGGCACGGCGGAGCCGAGGTCGCCGGAAAGATGGCCTACGAGCCGTTCCGCTTCGACGCGGCCTTCCCATTGCGTGAGGAGCGATTCGCGGACGAGAAGCGGCAAATCGCCCTCTCTGCCGCGGCGATGGTCGCCGATGGAGACACCATCGCGCTCTCACCTGGCACGACGACAACCCAGGTCGCCCGCAGCCTGCGGCATCGTGAAGGGATCCACATTGTGACCAGCGCGGTGAATATTGGAATGGAGCTATCGAGCCTCCCCAACCTTCGGATAACCCTGACCGGGGGCGCGATCCGCTGGCCGGGATCGTTCTCCATGGTCGGAGCGACCGCCTTCGATTCGCTGCAGCGGCTCTTCTTCGACAAGCTCTTTCTCGGTGCCTGCGGCGTTCATCCAAAGCACGGAATCACCGTCATTGAGTCGGACGAGGCGTTGATCCTGAACGAGATGGTGAAACACGCGAAGCAGGTGGTGGTGGTTGCCGATTCGAGCAAGATTGGCATGATCTCGGCGATGCAGGTATGCCCCATTGAACAGGTCCATTGCATTATCACGGACAGCAGTGCGGAACCCGGGATGCTGGAACTCTTCGAGCGCCAGGGAGTCAACGTCGCCCTCGTTTAG
- a CDS encoding TonB-dependent receptor: MNLRTLRTSVLLSCLMVAAFLCPMTNEAQTVTGSVTGQVTDSTGASIPKAEVTVENISTGIKTSTTTNGSGVYTVRFLPIGQYRVTIVATGFGPLTTEVFTLEVNQTAEFNEKLGIGATTKVDVTTEVAPILDTTDATLATTFTATQLANLPLNGGNFSEVTIFQPGAVATSPQGFTGNNAIERENFNSGTPSINGNRGQANNYTLEGADNNEGQNNLIAYNPAVEALGEVRVISSNAPATYGNANGGAVVALFKSGTNQLHGSAFAYLQNDQLNANTWGNKHAAPIVARNPYTQTQFGGTIGGPVVIPHLFNGHDKLFFFGDYKGVRKHTGGSGLTSVIPSAFRKGDFSALLNPPVIDGSQEFQPIQLYDSQNNFAPYVNNQVPITNPVATYLFAHPELYPVENTTPSDGKMNNNYQGPQKNFVVNNQFDVKVDFAPGQSNKFTAFYSQGRAYDGSSALTGVSFPSANVYPTKLSGGSWIHTFSSAIVNEARFGFTRVRWDNSIPTDPSGAFGLSGNSIVGIPFGTQQYVGFSQQSFGSGNVGTSANTQILRDNTFNYYDNLTWQFHQHLLSMGIQATRYQQNYLNASNFGFLGTFNYNGQYTSSPGTDSAPGYGPADFVLDRVQNTQLGSTLGIIGNRQWRTAEYFQDDWKVSSKLTINLGVRYELDQPWHEAHNKTANVILVGGVAQLEYAGSVPTGAAAGATVCPTKACYNATYNQIQPRFGFAYQAASRLVLRGGYGATSFFEGDAFNQRLTSSPPFAVGSNVTAAPPTTTSGGTPFTVQGGLSPQFNDVTNSVYSIWPQNQQPAYIHEYNLTTEYALTNTLSLSASYLGESGHHLADYGNPNGWTLAQNDIYSLLSPTVQGNPALYPASLNTPYMNLPGVGPGGYVLETESRAMMNYNGLLTSLRQRTSHGLEYTINYTFAKAMTDSSGNYGSSPGTSGSSGAYQNYFDSAADYGVSSNDIRHNLSAIGTYALPFGHGMMYGGNMNRALDLAVGGWKISGSLINYSGLPITINGPTALQTNNPGGGFRANQYRHFKVVNRTIDHWWGTDASTIPCAAGTDNGVCAYGIASATPGQLQFGTAAINTERAPGYRQIDSSLFKDFHIYGEHAIGFRANFYNLFNISSYGNPANNVSGTLGQITGVNSPPRQIELSAHYNF; the protein is encoded by the coding sequence ATGAACCTACGCACTCTACGAACCTCAGTCCTTCTGTCCTGCCTGATGGTAGCGGCGTTCCTTTGTCCGATGACAAATGAAGCCCAGACCGTCACCGGCTCCGTTACCGGACAGGTCACTGACTCAACCGGCGCGAGCATACCGAAGGCCGAAGTGACCGTGGAAAATATCTCCACGGGTATCAAGACTTCCACGACAACGAACGGAAGCGGCGTTTACACGGTCCGTTTCCTTCCTATCGGCCAGTATCGAGTAACTATCGTAGCGACCGGATTCGGCCCGCTGACCACCGAGGTCTTTACTCTCGAAGTCAATCAGACGGCAGAGTTCAATGAGAAGCTCGGCATCGGTGCGACTACTAAAGTCGATGTGACCACCGAAGTTGCTCCCATTCTCGACACCACCGACGCAACCCTTGCAACCACCTTTACGGCGACGCAACTCGCGAATCTTCCCTTGAACGGTGGCAACTTCTCCGAAGTGACCATCTTCCAGCCCGGAGCGGTAGCAACCAGTCCGCAAGGCTTCACAGGCAACAATGCGATCGAGCGTGAAAACTTCAACAGCGGAACGCCGTCCATCAATGGCAACCGCGGCCAGGCAAACAACTACACCCTGGAAGGTGCGGACAACAACGAAGGCCAGAACAACCTGATCGCCTACAACCCCGCCGTCGAGGCCCTTGGAGAAGTTCGTGTCATCTCCTCGAACGCACCCGCGACCTACGGAAACGCAAATGGCGGAGCTGTCGTCGCTCTCTTCAAGTCCGGTACCAACCAGCTGCACGGCTCGGCATTCGCTTACCTGCAAAACGACCAGCTCAACGCCAACACCTGGGGCAATAAACACGCAGCTCCGATCGTAGCCAGAAATCCCTATACCCAGACTCAATTCGGCGGGACCATTGGGGGACCTGTCGTCATCCCTCACTTGTTCAACGGCCACGACAAACTCTTCTTCTTTGGCGACTACAAGGGCGTCCGCAAACATACCGGCGGCTCAGGCCTTACGAGTGTCATCCCCTCTGCCTTTCGCAAGGGTGACTTCAGTGCGCTTTTGAATCCTCCGGTCATCGATGGCTCGCAAGAGTTCCAGCCGATCCAGCTGTACGACTCGCAAAACAACTTCGCACCCTACGTCAATAACCAGGTCCCCATTACGAATCCGGTTGCCACGTATCTCTTCGCCCATCCGGAACTCTATCCGGTTGAGAACACCACCCCTTCGGACGGAAAGATGAACAACAACTATCAGGGGCCGCAGAAGAACTTCGTCGTCAACAATCAGTTCGACGTAAAGGTCGACTTCGCGCCTGGCCAGTCCAACAAGTTCACGGCCTTCTACTCGCAGGGACGCGCCTACGATGGGAGCTCAGCCCTGACTGGGGTCTCTTTTCCATCTGCCAATGTCTATCCGACCAAACTCAGCGGGGGAAGCTGGATTCACACCTTTTCGAGCGCCATCGTCAATGAAGCCCGGTTTGGCTTTACGCGGGTCCGGTGGGACAACAGCATCCCCACCGATCCCAGTGGCGCCTTCGGATTAAGCGGGAACTCGATTGTGGGCATCCCTTTCGGCACACAGCAGTATGTCGGCTTCTCGCAGCAGAGCTTCGGCTCCGGCAACGTTGGGACTAGTGCCAATACGCAGATTCTTCGCGACAACACCTTCAACTATTACGACAATCTGACCTGGCAGTTCCATCAGCACCTGCTGTCCATGGGCATCCAGGCGACGCGCTACCAGCAGAACTACCTCAATGCATCGAACTTCGGCTTCCTGGGAACTTTCAACTATAACGGTCAATACACCAGCTCTCCCGGCACGGATTCGGCCCCCGGATACGGTCCTGCTGATTTCGTGCTTGACCGCGTTCAAAACACCCAGCTTGGGTCGACTCTTGGCATCATTGGAAACCGTCAATGGCGCACCGCCGAATACTTTCAAGACGATTGGAAGGTCAGCTCGAAGCTGACCATCAATCTAGGGGTCCGTTACGAACTCGACCAACCCTGGCACGAGGCCCACAATAAGACCGCCAACGTGATCCTGGTCGGCGGAGTGGCGCAGTTGGAGTACGCAGGGTCAGTCCCTACGGGCGCAGCCGCTGGCGCAACCGTTTGCCCAACAAAGGCCTGCTACAACGCCACTTACAACCAGATCCAGCCGCGTTTCGGGTTCGCCTACCAGGCCGCTTCGCGACTCGTGCTTCGCGGCGGCTACGGCGCGACCAGTTTCTTCGAAGGCGACGCGTTCAATCAGCGCCTGACCTCAAGCCCACCCTTCGCCGTTGGCAGCAACGTCACGGCAGCGCCACCGACGACCACCTCAGGCGGTACGCCGTTTACCGTGCAGGGAGGCCTCAGCCCGCAGTTCAACGACGTCACGAACTCCGTGTATTCGATCTGGCCGCAGAACCAGCAGCCTGCCTATATTCACGAGTACAACCTCACCACGGAATATGCCCTGACGAACACGCTCTCTCTGAGCGCAAGTTATCTCGGTGAGTCCGGGCACCACCTCGCGGATTACGGTAATCCGAATGGCTGGACCCTGGCGCAGAACGACATCTATTCCTTGCTTTCGCCGACGGTCCAGGGCAACCCCGCGCTATATCCTGCTTCGCTCAACACCCCGTACATGAATCTTCCCGGAGTCGGCCCAGGCGGATATGTGCTCGAAACCGAGTCTCGCGCGATGATGAACTACAACGGTCTACTCACGTCCCTGCGCCAGCGCACCAGCCATGGCCTTGAGTACACCATCAACTACACCTTCGCCAAGGCGATGACGGATAGCTCCGGCAACTACGGCTCCTCTCCGGGCACCTCGGGTTCGAGCGGCGCTTACCAGAACTACTTCGATAGCGCGGCGGATTACGGCGTCTCCTCGAACGACATTCGTCACAACCTCAGCGCAATCGGCACCTACGCTCTGCCCTTTGGGCACGGCATGATGTACGGCGGCAATATGAACCGCGCCCTGGATCTCGCCGTGGGCGGATGGAAGATCTCTGGCTCTCTGATCAACTACTCCGGCCTCCCCATTACGATCAACGGGCCAACCGCGCTGCAGACCAACAACCCAGGCGGCGGATTCAGGGCAAACCAGTACCGTCACTTCAAGGTGGTCAACCGCACCATCGACCACTGGTGGGGAACTGACGCCTCGACGATTCCTTGTGCAGCAGGCACAGATAATGGGGTCTGCGCGTACGGGATCGCGTCAGCCACGCCAGGCCAGCTCCAGTTTGGAACGGCCGCAATCAACACCGAACGCGCGCCGGGATACCGCCAGATTGATAGCTCGCTCTTCAAGGACTTTCACATCTACGGAGAACACGCTATCGGATTCCGCGCCAACTTCTACAACCTCTTCAACATCTCCAGCTACGGCAACCCGGCGAACAATGTATCTGGAACTCTTGGACAGATCACAGGCGTCAATTCGCCTCCGCGTCAGATCGAGCTGAGCGCCCACTACAACTTCTAA